The proteins below are encoded in one region of Flammeovirga kamogawensis:
- a CDS encoding winged helix-turn-helix domain-containing protein: MKDLLNDLNKAFENKVRLGIMAALVVNEYLDFNSLKELLGVTDGNLASHLKSLEKSEFVSVRKEFLNRKPNTKYAATEEGRIAFSKHIKAIENLLK, from the coding sequence GTGAAAGATTTATTAAACGATCTAAATAAAGCCTTCGAAAATAAAGTTCGATTAGGGATAATGGCGGCACTTGTTGTAAATGAGTACCTTGATTTTAATTCCCTAAAAGAACTACTTGGAGTAACTGATGGCAACTTGGCTAGTCATTTAAAATCTCTAGAAAAGAGTGAATTTGTTTCTGTTAGAAAAGAATTTCTGAACCGTAAACCAAATACAAAATATGCTGCTACAGAAGAGGGGAGAATAGCTTTTTCTAAACATATAAAGGCTATAGAAAACTTATTAAAATAA